Within the Bdellovibrionota bacterium genome, the region TTTTTCTCACGTTAGGGACCGGTGTCGGTGGTGGAATCCTGATGAACGGTCATTTGGTTCGAGGCGCGAGAGGGGGAGGGGCCGAACTAGGGCACATCATCGTGGACCCACGGGGTCACCTCTGTGGCTGCGGAAACCGTGGATGCTTGGAAGCCATGGCCTCCGGAACTGCCATGAAGAGGAGAACCGGGCGCTCAGCGGAGGAACTTTTCCGCCGGTCGCGCGGCGGCGACCGGAGGGCTCTGCGCACATTTGAGGAAATGGGAAGAGCGCTGGCCTCGGGAATCGCTTCACTCGCTTTCTGTCTGGATCCGGATCTGGTCGTTGTCGGAGGAAATCTCTCTCACGCGTTTTCGGCTTTTGCCCCGGCGATGAAACGGGAGCTTCGGCGTCGTTTGCGAAATCACCCGGCCCGAAATCTGGAGGTTGTTCGGGGCCGTTATCCCAACGACGCGAGTCTTTTGGGCGCCGCTTATCTGGTGTTTGCCGGGGGAAATCGCCGAGCCTGATCCTTCCACCGTATGGTCAAACGCAAATTCAATTCGTACGCGGAGGAATGGTGCGTTTACATCCTTCAAACGAAAGATGGAAAATTCTATACAGGCGTTACGAAGGATATCGATCGAAGGATGGACGAACACAAACGAACCGGAAAAGGCGCGAAGTTCTTCCGATTCTCGAAGCCTCGGAAGGTGGTTTTTAAGGAAAAGGTTTTGGGAAGATCTCCGGCTCTCAAAAGAGAGGCGGCCATCAAGAAGCTCTCGCGCCGCGCGAAGCTTGAACTCTTAAAGCTCAAATAAAAACCGCCCCTCTCCAGCCGTTACCGGCCAAAGAGGGGCGGGGAAAAAGGATTTTCTAAATTACCAGCGCTTGCCGCGGCCACCGCGATCCCGGTTGCCGCCACCGCCGCCGCCGCCGCCGAAACCACCACTGCGGTTTCCGCCGCCGCTCCGCGGCTCCATCGGACGGGCTTCGTTCACCGTAAGCGCACGACCTTCGTGCTCGGTGCCGTTCAGCTTTGCAATCGCTTCTTTCGCCTCGGCGTCCGTGGACATCTCGACGAAACCAAAACCCTTGCTCCGACCCGTGTCCCGGTCGGTAATGATCTTTGCGGATTCGACGGTGCCGAAAGCCGAGAACATTTCCGTGAGGGAAGTGTCGTTAATAGAAAAGGGTAAATTACCTACGTACAGTTTCTTGTTCATTTGTTTTCCTTCTTTCGAGGATTGTTGCCACGAAAGAGGATCAAAGCACCATGCCGAACACTCCCTGAGGCGACGGCGAATGCTTTTGCCACAATTCGCGGTACGTGTCAATCGGCGCAACGTCACGAGAAGAGTCTGTCTGGTGGTCGTTCAAACTTCAGTCAATCGAATAAATATGCATAGTTTCAAAGACTTCCGGCATACGGAGAATTTAACGCCAGGCAGCATAAATGATCTGGATCATGGTCCCTTCAACCGTTTACCCGGACAGTGGAACAGTGAAGAAAAACAGCTCGGTCATGTTGGACGCCAACGAAGCCGTCGGTTCGATTGCGTACCGCACGAATGAAGTCATCGCCATCTATCCCATCACCCCGTCATCGCCGATGGGGGAATGGGCGGATGAGTGGGCCGCCAAAGGGATGAAAAACATCTTCGGCGATGTTCCGGAGGTCGTGGAGATGCAATCCGAGGGCGGCGTGGCGGGAGCGGTGCACGGCGCTTTGCAGACCGGCGCTCTCACAACAACATTCACGGCTTCACAAGGGTTGTTGCTGATGATCCCCAATCTTTACAAGATTGCGGGAGAGCTGACGCCATTTACGTTGCATGTGGCGGCGCGAACCGTGGCCACGCACGCTCTTTCGATTTTCGGCGATCACTCGGATGTCATGGCTTGCCGGCCAACCGGCTTCGCCTTTCTCTGCTCCAATTCCGTTCAAGAAGCCCAAGATCTGGCGCTGATCGCACAGATGGCTTCGCTCGAATCTCGCATTCCCTTCCTCCACTTCTTTGACGGATTTCGAACGTCCCACGAGATCGCAAAGATCGAGCCGCTTTCCGACGACGATCTGAAAGCGTTGACCGATCCCAAAAGGATTTCCGAGTTCCGAAACCGTTCGCTCACTCCCGATCGGCCGGTGATCCGCGGGACGGCGCAAAATCCCGACGCGTTCTTTCAAGCCAGAGAGGCCTGCAATCCCTGGTACTCCAACTGCGCTTCCGTCGTTCAGCAGATGATGGATCGATTCGGCGAACGGAGTGGGCGGCGATACCGGCTTTTCGATTACGTCGGCCACCCCCAGGCCGAACGTGTCATCGTCATGATGGGATCGGGGGCGGAGACGGCGCTGGAAGTCGTGGAGGAAAGGGCGGGTCGAGGCGAGAAAGTCGGCCTCGTATGCGTACGCCTTTATCGACCCTTCGACGTTGGGGCGCTATGCCGAGCGCTCCCCGCGAGCGTGAAATCGATCGCCGTACTCGACCGGACGAAGGAACCGGGCGGCCCGGGCGAGCCGCTCTATTTGGATGTCGTGTGCGCCCTGCACGAAACGCGTGCCGACGGATCCTCGGAAAAAGCGTTCCCCCGAATCGTGGCCGGGCGGTACGGGCTTTCCTCGAAAGAGTTCACGCCGGCCATGGTGAAGGCGGTGTTCTCGAATCTGAAGCAGGCCGTGCCGAAGAACCGTTTCACCGTCGGAATCAACGACGATGTGTCTCGTACGTCGCTTCCATTCGAGTCGGCGCCCGAACCGCGGCGTGAGGGAGTGACCGAAGCGCTATTTTTCGGCCTCGGATCGGACGGAACCGTGGGGGCCAATAAGAACTCGATCAAGATCATTGGTGAAGGGACCGATCTTTACGCCCAAGGATATTTTGTCTACGACTCGAAAAAGGCGGGGGCGATGACCGCGTCGCACCTCCGCTTCGGAAAGAAACCGATTCACTCGACGTATCAAATCCAAGAGGCCGATTTCGTTGCGTGCCATCAGTTCAATTTTCTCGAAAAGCTGGAGATCCTGGAATTTGCCAGGGCGGGCGCCACGGTCCTTCTCAATGCGCCGTATCCGATCGATCGGGTGTGGGAGCATCTTCCGAAAGAGGCGCAGGAAGCGATCGTTCAGAAAAAACTCCGCGTCTATTCAATTGAGGCGGACAAAATCGCCTTAGAAGCCGGGATAAAGGGGCGGGTCAACACGATCATGCAGGTTTGCTTCTTTGCGCTTTCCTCGGTGCTCTCGAAGGATGAAGCTATCGCCGCGATCAAAGGCGCGATTCAAAAAACGTACGCCAAGCGCGGTCCCGACGTGGTCCGGCAGAACATCGAGGCCGTGGACCAGACTCTGGCGCATTTGCATGAACTGCCCGTGCCGGCGTCGCCGAAATGGTCCGCTCCGCGCCTGCCGATGGTCGCCGGCGAGGCGCCCGATCTGGTGCAGCGTGTGACGGCGCTCATGATGGCAAACAAAGGGGACCTGCTTCCCGTCAGCGCATTCCCGCCCGACGGCACGTGGCCGACGGGGACGAGCCGCTGGGAAAAACGAAATCTCGCGTCGGAAATCCCGGCGTGGGATCCGAGCATCTGTATCCAGTGCAACAAATGCGCGCTGATCTGCCCGCACGCGGCGATCCGTGCCAAAGTTTATTCACCCGGAGATCTCGCTCAAGCGCCTCCAACGTTCAAATCGAACGAATTTAAGAGCCACGATCTTCCGGGAATGAAATACACCATCCAGGTCGCGCCGGAAGATTGCACGGGATGCACGCTCTGCGTGATGGTTTGCCCCGCGAAGGACAAGTCGAATCCGAAACACAAGGCGATCGACATGGTTCCTCAGAGACCGATCCGGGAAACGGAAATCGCCAACTATGCGTTCTTTCTGCAAGTTCGGGAGGCGGATCGGACGAAGATCAAAGCCGACGTCAAAGGTTCGCAGTTTCTCCAACCGCTTTTCGAGTATTCGGGAGCGTGCGCCGGTTGC harbors:
- a CDS encoding ROK family protein, which encodes MKRRNENRRRPSERQVALAIDIGGTNLRVAMVSRNGTILGQRSEPTPRGRAEKAILAQIIRLTRNLFSIGRKIKGIGVSVPGFLDRSGSTVSYSPNFPNWRNVQLAKSFRRELQIPCYLENDGNCAALGEHWKGAARGLSDVVFLTLGTGVGGGILMNGHLVRGARGGGAELGHIIVDPRGHLCGCGNRGCLEAMASGTAMKRRTGRSAEELFRRSRGGDRRALRTFEEMGRALASGIASLAFCLDPDLVVVGGNLSHAFSAFAPAMKRELRRRLRNHPARNLEVVRGRYPNDASLLGAAYLVFAGGNRRA
- the nifJ gene encoding pyruvate:ferredoxin (flavodoxin) oxidoreductase — protein: MLDANEAVGSIAYRTNEVIAIYPITPSSPMGEWADEWAAKGMKNIFGDVPEVVEMQSEGGVAGAVHGALQTGALTTTFTASQGLLLMIPNLYKIAGELTPFTLHVAARTVATHALSIFGDHSDVMACRPTGFAFLCSNSVQEAQDLALIAQMASLESRIPFLHFFDGFRTSHEIAKIEPLSDDDLKALTDPKRISEFRNRSLTPDRPVIRGTAQNPDAFFQAREACNPWYSNCASVVQQMMDRFGERSGRRYRLFDYVGHPQAERVIVMMGSGAETALEVVEERAGRGEKVGLVCVRLYRPFDVGALCRALPASVKSIAVLDRTKEPGGPGEPLYLDVVCALHETRADGSSEKAFPRIVAGRYGLSSKEFTPAMVKAVFSNLKQAVPKNRFTVGINDDVSRTSLPFESAPEPRREGVTEALFFGLGSDGTVGANKNSIKIIGEGTDLYAQGYFVYDSKKAGAMTASHLRFGKKPIHSTYQIQEADFVACHQFNFLEKLEILEFARAGATVLLNAPYPIDRVWEHLPKEAQEAIVQKKLRVYSIEADKIALEAGIKGRVNTIMQVCFFALSSVLSKDEAIAAIKGAIQKTYAKRGPDVVRQNIEAVDQTLAHLHELPVPASPKWSAPRLPMVAGEAPDLVQRVTALMMANKGDLLPVSAFPPDGTWPTGTSRWEKRNLASEIPAWDPSICIQCNKCALICPHAAIRAKVYSPGDLAQAPPTFKSNEFKSHDLPGMKYTIQVAPEDCTGCTLCVMVCPAKDKSNPKHKAIDMVPQRPIRETEIANYAFFLQVREADRTKIKADVKGSQFLQPLFEYSGACAGCGETPYLKLLTQLFGDRLMIANATGCSSIYGGNLPTTPYSKNREGRGPVWSNSLFEDNAEFGFGYRLGQDAKVRMVRRLVETLQPDLGDEFVRQLLDSPQTTEEEISAQRKRVEDLKGRLRKNSRPEAPQLLELADELVRKSIWIVGGDGWAYDIGFGGLDHVLAMGKNVNLLVLDTEVYSNTGGQQSKSTPMGAAAKFAMAGRELPKKDLGMMAMTYGHIYVARVALGAKDAQTVRAFMEAESYDGPSMIIAYSHCIAHGYNMAYGPAQQKLAVDSGIWPLYRFDPRRVAENQPPLQLDSPPPKSRPIDYMQGETRFRMAEKIDPKRFQRLMQKAVRQAADRWSIYEQLAGLRIPRDDGKDGTGNGSRG
- a CDS encoding GIY-YIG nuclease family protein; translation: MVKRKFNSYAEEWCVYILQTKDGKFYTGVTKDIDRRMDEHKRTGKGAKFFRFSKPRKVVFKEKVLGRSPALKREAAIKKLSRRAKLELLKLK
- a CDS encoding RNA-binding protein produces the protein MNKKLYVGNLPFSINDTSLTEMFSAFGTVESAKIITDRDTGRSKGFGFVEMSTDAEAKEAIAKLNGTEHEGRALTVNEARPMEPRSGGGNRSGGFGGGGGGGGNRDRGGRGKRW